In Streptomyces sp. NBC_01717, one DNA window encodes the following:
- a CDS encoding NADPH-dependent F420 reductase, which produces MRIDVRTALGGLDENEVQSIRVEGRLIRADIDAVQHGFRLQVGFWGSVSRSVRARSRRFSPGPADRAYVFQPPGIGTDAEELVNRRDRTAHRTHHRKVGSMKIGIIGAGNIGGNLTRRLTALGHEVSIANSRGPHTLTALAEETGATPVTVAEAAQGARVVVITIPVKAVPNLPAGFLNGAAEDVAVIDTGNYYPQQRDGRVAAIEDGLPESRWTQEQIGHPVIKAFNGTYADDLLTKALPKGSPGRQALPVAGDDAAAKQTVRDLIDELGFDTVDAGGLDESWRQQPGTPVYGNQGDAETIAKALTAASPERTAEWRA; this is translated from the coding sequence ATGCGGATTGACGTACGAACGGCCCTCGGTGGCCTTGATGAAAACGAAGTCCAGTCCATCCGTGTCGAAGGACGACTGATACGAGCTGACATCGACGCCGTGCAGCATGGGTTCCGCCTTCAAGTGGGCTTCTGGGGTTCCGTTTCTCGTTCTGTACGTGCCCGCAGTCGCCGGTTCTCACCCGGTCCGGCCGACCGGGCGTACGTCTTCCAGCCACCCGGAATAGGTACCGATGCCGAGGAGTTGGTGAACCGGCGAGACCGCACTGCACACCGCACGCACCATCGAAAGGTCGGATCCATGAAGATCGGAATCATCGGAGCGGGCAACATCGGCGGCAATCTCACCAGGCGTCTTACCGCGCTGGGCCACGAGGTGTCGATCGCCAACTCCCGCGGCCCGCACACGCTCACCGCGCTCGCCGAGGAGACCGGAGCGACCCCGGTCACCGTGGCGGAGGCGGCACAGGGCGCCCGTGTCGTGGTCATCACCATCCCGGTAAAGGCAGTCCCGAACCTGCCCGCCGGGTTCCTGAACGGCGCCGCGGAAGACGTCGCGGTCATCGACACCGGCAACTACTACCCGCAGCAGCGCGACGGCCGTGTCGCCGCCATCGAGGACGGGCTGCCGGAGAGCAGGTGGACGCAGGAACAGATCGGGCACCCGGTGATCAAGGCGTTCAACGGGACCTACGCGGATGACCTCCTCACCAAGGCTCTTCCGAAGGGCAGCCCCGGCCGTCAGGCCCTGCCGGTCGCCGGTGACGACGCGGCCGCCAAGCAGACCGTGCGCGACCTCATCGACGAGCTGGGCTTCGACACAGTGGATGCGGGCGGTCTGGACGAGTCCTGGCGCCAGCAGCCGGGCACTCCCGTCTATGGCAACCAGGGCGATGCCGAGACCATCGCGAAGGCGCTCACCGCTGCCTCCCCGGAGCGTACGGCGGAGTGGCGCGCCTGA
- a CDS encoding radical SAM protein, with product MPSRTDTGRRDPGDPNRTDATRTRLIEQLMERFPHVPREAVVKEDLLRGGVAFDESALSDNEDGDVKPKSYFIFSFDHSTLPELGAAALRRPPEEIVLTGGPYELRRTVVSVRVNPASPYRVAADADGVLGLYLDGRRISDVGLPPMPDYYRHTLANGKSVMEVAPTIQWGYLVYLTVFRVCQYFGAKEECQYCDINHNWRQHKAAGRPYTGVKPVEEVLEALAIIDRYDTAKTSIAYTLTGGAITSHIGGRDEADFYGQYAKAIEEAFPGRWIGKVVAQALPKADVQRFHDFGVQIYHPNYEVWDRRLFELYCPGKERYVGRDEWHRRILDSAEVFGARNVIPNFVAGVEMAEPFGFTTVDEAIDSTTEGLRFFMSHGITPRFTTWCPEPTTPLGKTNPDGAPLEYHIRLLDAYRSTMQEYGLSSPPGYGPPGPGRAVFSVSSFMDSLPAAPDDGQ from the coding sequence ATGCCCAGCCGAACCGACACCGGCCGCAGAGACCCCGGCGACCCCAACCGCACCGACGCGACCCGTACCCGCCTGATCGAGCAGCTCATGGAACGGTTCCCGCACGTGCCGCGGGAAGCCGTCGTCAAGGAAGACCTGCTGCGCGGCGGCGTGGCGTTCGACGAGTCCGCGCTCAGCGACAACGAGGACGGTGACGTCAAGCCGAAGTCGTACTTCATCTTCTCCTTCGACCACAGCACCCTGCCCGAGCTGGGCGCGGCCGCCCTGCGCCGCCCGCCGGAGGAGATCGTGCTCACCGGAGGCCCGTACGAGCTGCGCCGCACGGTCGTGTCGGTACGGGTGAACCCGGCGTCGCCGTACCGTGTCGCGGCCGACGCGGACGGTGTCCTCGGGCTGTATCTGGACGGCAGGCGGATCTCTGACGTGGGCCTGCCGCCGATGCCGGACTACTACCGGCACACGCTCGCCAACGGCAAGTCGGTGATGGAGGTCGCGCCCACCATCCAGTGGGGCTACCTCGTCTATCTGACGGTCTTCCGCGTCTGCCAGTACTTCGGCGCGAAGGAGGAGTGCCAGTACTGCGACATCAACCACAACTGGCGCCAGCACAAGGCGGCGGGACGCCCGTACACCGGTGTGAAGCCCGTCGAGGAGGTGCTGGAAGCGCTCGCCATCATCGACCGGTACGACACCGCGAAGACCTCCATCGCCTACACCCTCACCGGTGGCGCCATCACCTCCCACATCGGCGGGCGCGACGAAGCCGACTTCTACGGGCAGTACGCCAAGGCCATCGAGGAGGCCTTCCCCGGCCGCTGGATCGGCAAGGTCGTCGCGCAGGCCCTGCCGAAGGCCGACGTCCAGCGCTTCCACGATTTCGGCGTCCAGATCTACCACCCCAACTACGAGGTGTGGGACCGCCGGCTGTTCGAGCTGTACTGCCCGGGCAAGGAGCGCTACGTCGGCCGCGACGAATGGCACCGCCGCATTCTGGACTCCGCCGAGGTGTTCGGTGCCCGGAACGTCATTCCCAACTTCGTGGCGGGCGTGGAGATGGCCGAGCCGTTCGGCTTCACGACGGTCGACGAGGCCATCGACTCGACCACCGAGGGGCTGCGGTTCTTCATGTCGCACGGCATCACCCCGCGGTTCACCACCTGGTGCCCGGAACCCACCACGCCACTCGGGAAGACCAACCCGGACGGGGCACCGCTGGAGTACCACATCAGGTTGCTGGACGCTTACCGCTCGACGATGCAGGAGTACGGGCTCAGCTCGCCGCCCGGCTACGGTCCGCCCGGACCCGGGCGCGCCGTGTTCTCCGTCAGTTCGTTCATGGACAGCCTGCCGGCCGCCCCGGACGACGGCCAGTAG
- a CDS encoding pentapeptide repeat-containing protein, translating to MSGDGSGRGVLRADCANCFGLCCVALTLTRSADFAVNKDVGQPCHNLQDDFRCGIHTELRTQGFPGCTVYDCFGAGQKVSQETFDGQDWRQAPQTAQQMFQVFPVMRQLHELLWYLTEALTLRAARPLHGEIRRALDTTERLTHVAPDAFADLDVAGHREDVAALLLRTSELVRATVPRKKKRNHRGADLIGARLKGANLQGADLRGALLIAADLTGADLRLADLIGADFRDAELSGADLTGSLFLTQAQLNAARGDAATKLPPSLSPPSHWNK from the coding sequence CTGAGCGGCGACGGCTCCGGCCGTGGCGTCCTGCGCGCCGACTGCGCGAACTGCTTCGGGTTGTGCTGCGTCGCGCTGACCCTGACCCGGTCGGCGGACTTCGCGGTCAACAAGGACGTCGGGCAGCCCTGCCACAATCTGCAGGACGACTTCCGCTGCGGTATTCACACCGAGCTGCGGACCCAGGGCTTCCCCGGCTGCACGGTGTACGACTGCTTCGGCGCCGGCCAGAAGGTCTCCCAGGAGACGTTCGACGGACAGGACTGGCGGCAGGCCCCGCAGACCGCCCAGCAGATGTTCCAGGTGTTCCCGGTCATGCGGCAACTCCACGAACTGCTCTGGTACCTCACCGAAGCCCTGACGCTGCGGGCGGCCCGCCCCCTCCACGGCGAGATACGGCGCGCCCTCGACACGACCGAACGTCTCACGCACGTCGCCCCCGACGCGTTCGCCGACCTCGACGTCGCAGGACACCGGGAGGACGTCGCCGCGCTGCTGCTGCGGACCAGCGAACTCGTACGGGCCACCGTCCCTCGCAAGAAGAAGCGCAACCACCGGGGCGCCGACCTCATCGGCGCCCGGCTCAAGGGCGCGAACCTGCAGGGGGCCGACCTGCGCGGCGCTCTTCTCATCGCCGCCGACCTCACCGGCGCAGACCTGCGTCTGGCCGACCTCATCGGCGCGGATTTCCGGGACGCCGAACTGTCCGGAGCCGACCTGACCGGGAGTCTGTTCCTCACGCAGGCGCAGCTCAACGCGGCGCGCGGCGACGCTGCCACGAAACTCCCGCCGTCGCTCAGTCCCCCCTCGCACTGGAACAAGTGA
- a CDS encoding family 16 glycosylhydrolase, translating into MTVRTPRRRRTALYLVALLCCSGAVTAAAPAGAAPLPEPRVAAAAAATTFSDDFNGPAGSAVDGSKWQTETGDNVNNHERQYYTAGNSNAALDGQGNLVITARKDNPGNYQCWYGRCEYTSARLNTAGKFTSTYGHVETRMKIPRGQGMWPAFWMLGDDLGSVGWPNSGEIDIMENVGFEPGTVHGTIHGPGYSGSGGIGAGYSLPGGQAFADAFHTFAVDWAPDSITWSVDGNVYQRRTPADLGGKSWVFNKPFFIIMNLAVGGYWPGDPNGSTAFPQQLVVDYVHVTTSDSGSGGTGGTITGLGGKCVDVAGASAANGTAVQLYDCNGTAAQKWTVGTDGTIRALGKCLDAKDNSTADGAQLQLWDCNGGANQRWGVSGARDIVNVQADKCMDATGNSSANGTRLQIWTCSGTANQKWTVNAA; encoded by the coding sequence ATGACTGTGCGAACCCCCAGACGGCGTCGGACGGCGCTGTACCTCGTTGCCCTGCTGTGCTGTTCCGGCGCGGTGACCGCCGCCGCCCCCGCGGGCGCCGCCCCTCTGCCCGAACCGCGCGTCGCCGCCGCGGCCGCAGCGACAACGTTCTCCGACGACTTCAACGGGCCTGCCGGATCGGCGGTCGACGGCAGCAAGTGGCAGACGGAGACCGGCGACAACGTCAACAACCACGAGCGGCAGTACTACACGGCGGGCAACAGCAACGCCGCCCTCGACGGCCAGGGCAATCTCGTCATCACCGCCCGCAAGGACAACCCCGGCAACTACCAGTGCTGGTACGGCCGGTGCGAGTACACCTCGGCCCGGCTGAACACGGCCGGCAAGTTCACCTCGACGTACGGGCACGTCGAGACGAGGATGAAGATCCCGCGCGGTCAGGGCATGTGGCCCGCGTTCTGGATGCTCGGCGACGACCTCGGCAGCGTCGGCTGGCCGAACAGCGGCGAGATCGACATCATGGAGAACGTCGGCTTCGAGCCGGGCACTGTGCACGGCACCATCCACGGTCCCGGGTACTCCGGCTCCGGCGGCATCGGGGCCGGCTACTCCCTCCCCGGCGGCCAGGCGTTCGCCGACGCGTTCCACACCTTCGCGGTGGACTGGGCCCCCGACTCCATCACCTGGTCCGTGGACGGCAATGTCTACCAACGGCGTACGCCGGCCGACCTCGGTGGCAAGAGCTGGGTGTTCAACAAGCCGTTCTTCATCATCATGAACCTCGCGGTCGGCGGCTACTGGCCCGGCGACCCCAACGGCAGCACCGCCTTTCCGCAACAGCTCGTCGTCGACTACGTGCACGTCACCACCAGTGACAGCGGATCCGGCGGCACAGGCGGCACCATCACGGGGCTGGGCGGCAAGTGCGTCGACGTGGCAGGTGCCTCCGCCGCCAACGGAACAGCGGTCCAGCTCTACGACTGCAACGGAACCGCCGCCCAGAAGTGGACCGTCGGCACCGACGGTACGATCCGCGCACTCGGCAAGTGCCTCGACGCCAAGGACAACAGCACGGCCGACGGCGCCCAGCTTCAGCTCTGGGACTGCAACGGCGGAGCCAATCAGCGGTGGGGGGTGTCCGGCGCCCGGGACATCGTGAATGTCCAGGCCGACAAGTGCATGGATGCCACCGGCAACTCCTCCGCCAACGGCACCCGGCTCCAGATCTGGACCTGCTCCGGAACCGCCAACCAGAAGTGGACGGTGAACGCCGCATGA
- a CDS encoding ricin-type beta-trefoil lectin domain protein, which yields MSPSPGLRRRLGPLALPAALLLAAGASLVTLPATASAAATATGAITGLGGKCVDVAGASAANGTAVQLYDCNGTAAQQWTVGTDGTIRALGKCLDAKDNGTANGTQLQLWDCGGGANQKWSVSAAHDIVNVQADKCMDATGNSSANGTRLQIWTCSGTANQKWTAPSDGGTPTPGGTMAVAPYLYNGWGSPPSPTTVMNATGVKWFTLAFVLSNGYCNPQWDGGRPLTGGVDQQTINTVRGAGGDVIPSFGGWSGNKLESSCSSAGELAAAYQKVINAYGLKAIDIDIEADAYSNATVQQRTVDALKTIKANNPGIKVYVTFGTGQSGPDTSLINRAASAGLTVDSWTIMPFDFGGAGQNMGTLTTRAAEGLKNAVKSAYGYSDDQTYRSIGISSMNGITDDNETVTVDDFRTILAYAQQHHLARLTFWSVNRDRPCTGGGADTCSGVSQQAWDYTRVFAQYTG from the coding sequence ATGAGCCCCTCCCCCGGCCTGCGCCGCCGCCTCGGCCCGCTCGCCCTCCCGGCAGCCCTCCTCCTCGCCGCCGGAGCCTCGCTCGTCACCCTCCCCGCCACGGCCAGTGCCGCGGCCACAGCCACCGGCGCGATCACCGGGCTGGGCGGCAAGTGCGTCGACGTGGCTGGGGCCTCCGCCGCCAACGGAACAGCGGTCCAGCTCTACGACTGCAACGGAACCGCCGCGCAGCAGTGGACCGTCGGCACCGACGGTACGATCCGCGCACTCGGCAAGTGCCTCGACGCCAAGGACAACGGCACCGCCAACGGCACGCAGCTCCAACTGTGGGACTGCGGCGGCGGAGCCAACCAGAAGTGGTCCGTCTCCGCGGCCCACGACATCGTGAACGTCCAGGCCGACAAGTGCATGGACGCCACCGGCAACTCCTCCGCCAACGGCACCCGGCTCCAGATCTGGACCTGCTCCGGAACCGCCAACCAGAAGTGGACCGCGCCTTCGGACGGCGGCACCCCCACGCCCGGTGGAACGATGGCCGTGGCACCGTATCTGTACAACGGCTGGGGCAGCCCGCCCAGCCCGACGACCGTCATGAACGCCACCGGCGTGAAGTGGTTCACCCTGGCGTTCGTGCTCAGCAACGGCTACTGCAACCCGCAGTGGGACGGCGGACGACCCTTGACGGGCGGCGTCGACCAGCAGACCATCAACACCGTGCGCGGCGCCGGCGGGGACGTCATCCCGTCCTTCGGCGGCTGGAGCGGCAACAAGCTGGAGAGCTCCTGCTCCAGCGCGGGTGAGCTCGCCGCCGCGTATCAGAAGGTCATCAACGCGTACGGTCTCAAGGCGATCGACATCGACATCGAGGCGGACGCCTACAGCAACGCCACGGTCCAGCAACGCACGGTCGACGCGCTGAAGACCATCAAGGCCAACAACCCGGGTATCAAGGTGTACGTCACCTTCGGTACCGGCCAGAGCGGCCCCGACACCAGCCTGATCAACAGGGCCGCCTCCGCGGGGCTGACCGTCGACAGCTGGACGATCATGCCCTTCGACTTCGGCGGCGCCGGACAGAACATGGGCACGCTCACCACACGTGCCGCCGAGGGGCTGAAGAACGCGGTCAAGAGCGCGTACGGATACAGCGACGACCAGACGTACCGGTCGATCGGCATCTCGTCGATGAACGGCATCACCGACGACAACGAGACGGTGACGGTCGACGACTTCCGCACCATCCTCGCCTACGCCCAGCAGCACCACCTGGCGCGGCTCACCTTCTGGTCGGTGAATCGTGACCGGCCCTGCACGGGCGGCGGAGCCGACACCTGCTCCGGCGTGAGCCAGCAGGCATGGGACTACACGCGGGTGTTCGCCCAGTACACGGGATGA
- a CDS encoding MarR family winged helix-turn-helix transcriptional regulator has translation MTAMAPARTEPDLSFLLDHTSHVLRTQMAAALAEIGLTARMHCVLVHALEEERTQIQLAEIGDMDKTTMVVTVDALEKAGLAERRPSSKDRRARIIAVTEKGAEVAEESQRIVDGVHERALGSLPQDEREVLLQAMKRLVDGHLATPSESPQTVRRARQRG, from the coding sequence ATGACTGCCATGGCACCCGCCCGGACCGAACCAGACCTCTCCTTCCTGCTGGATCACACCAGCCATGTTCTGCGGACCCAGATGGCGGCAGCGCTCGCCGAGATCGGGCTCACGGCGCGCATGCACTGCGTCCTGGTCCACGCCCTGGAGGAGGAGCGGACCCAGATCCAGCTCGCCGAGATCGGCGACATGGACAAGACCACGATGGTCGTGACGGTCGACGCCCTGGAGAAGGCCGGCCTCGCCGAGCGCCGCCCGTCCAGCAAGGACCGCCGCGCGCGGATCATCGCGGTGACCGAGAAGGGTGCGGAGGTCGCCGAGGAGAGCCAAAGGATTGTCGACGGGGTGCACGAGCGGGCGCTCGGCTCCCTCCCCCAGGACGAGCGCGAGGTGCTGCTTCAAGCGATGAAGCGCCTGGTGGACGGCCATCTGGCCACTCCCTCCGAGAGTCCGCAGACGGTTCGTCGGGCTCGTCAGCGCGGGTAG
- a CDS encoding MFS transporter, whose protein sequence is MSAPSARPAPVVPSTTPALTTRSRHLALGVIATGMLMIILDGSIVTVAMPAIQNDLGFTPAGLSWVVNAYLIAFGSLLLLAGRLGDLLGRKRMFLAGTAVFTVASLLAGLATTPALLIAARFLQGIGGAMASAVGLGILVTLFTEPRERARAIAVFSFTGAAGASIGQVLGGVLTDALSWHWIFIINLPIGLAALAVAVPVLPADRGLGLRAGADVIGALLVTAGLMLAIYTVVKVEEYSWTSAHTLGLGAAAAVLLGAFIARQAGAGTPLLPLRILRSRTVAGANLVQLLMVAALFSFQILVALYLQKVLGYGSARTGLAMLPAAAVIGVVSLGVSARLNARFGERRVLLAGLVLLVGVLGLLARVPVHAHYLTDLLPVMLLAAGFGLALPALTSLGMSDAKADDAGLASGLFNTTQQIGMAVGIALLSTLAASRTDELLADGQSRAAALTGGYHLAFMVGAGFLVAAFVVALAVLRPHRPKPVAASERNAATV, encoded by the coding sequence ATGTCCGCTCCTTCTGCTCGCCCCGCACCCGTCGTCCCGTCCACGACACCTGCCCTCACAACCCGCTCCCGCCACTTGGCTCTCGGGGTTATCGCGACGGGGATGCTCATGATCATCCTCGACGGCTCCATCGTCACCGTGGCCATGCCGGCCATCCAGAACGACCTGGGGTTCACCCCGGCCGGACTGAGCTGGGTCGTCAACGCCTACCTGATCGCCTTCGGCAGCCTGCTGCTGCTCGCAGGACGGCTCGGCGACCTGCTCGGCCGCAAGCGCATGTTCCTGGCCGGCACCGCGGTGTTCACCGTCGCATCACTGCTGGCGGGCCTCGCCACCACGCCCGCGCTGCTCATCGCCGCCCGGTTCCTGCAGGGCATCGGCGGCGCGATGGCGTCCGCCGTCGGCCTGGGCATCCTCGTGACACTCTTCACCGAGCCCCGGGAACGCGCCCGCGCCATAGCCGTGTTCAGCTTCACCGGCGCGGCCGGTGCGTCCATCGGCCAAGTCCTCGGCGGGGTCCTCACCGACGCCCTCAGCTGGCACTGGATCTTCATCATCAACCTGCCGATCGGGCTCGCAGCCCTCGCCGTCGCCGTGCCCGTGCTGCCCGCCGACCGCGGTCTCGGCCTCCGCGCCGGAGCCGACGTCATCGGGGCGCTCCTGGTCACCGCGGGGCTGATGCTGGCCATCTACACCGTCGTCAAGGTCGAGGAGTACAGCTGGACATCGGCTCACACGCTCGGTCTGGGCGCGGCCGCCGCCGTCCTGCTCGGCGCGTTCATCGCCCGCCAGGCCGGCGCCGGAACCCCGCTCCTCCCTCTGCGGATCCTGCGGTCGCGCACGGTCGCTGGTGCCAACCTGGTCCAACTCCTCATGGTCGCCGCACTGTTCTCGTTCCAGATCCTGGTCGCCCTCTATCTGCAGAAGGTCCTCGGTTACGGCTCCGCGCGGACCGGACTCGCCATGCTTCCGGCAGCGGCCGTCATCGGCGTGGTGTCCCTGGGCGTCTCGGCCCGTCTCAATGCGCGCTTCGGCGAGCGACGCGTACTGCTGGCCGGACTCGTGCTGCTGGTCGGGGTGCTGGGGCTGCTGGCGCGCGTACCCGTCCATGCCCACTACCTCACCGATCTGCTTCCGGTGATGCTGCTCGCGGCCGGCTTCGGTCTCGCGCTCCCGGCATTGACCTCGCTCGGTATGTCCGACGCGAAGGCCGATGACGCCGGGCTCGCGTCCGGGCTGTTCAACACCACCCAGCAGATCGGCATGGCCGTGGGCATCGCGCTGCTGTCCACGCTGGCGGCCTCCCGGACCGACGAGCTGCTCGCGGACGGACAGAGCCGGGCTGCGGCACTGACGGGCGGCTACCACCTGGCGTTCATGGTCGGCGCCGGCTTCCTCGTCGCCGCCTTCGTCGTAGCCCTCGCGGTACTGCGCCCGCACAGGCCGAAGCCCGTCGCCGCCTCGGAGAGAAACGCCGCGACTGTCTGA
- a CDS encoding TIGR03618 family F420-dependent PPOX class oxidoreductase codes for MNANTEEPAKDEQQPGAGPAPRVLTDDELSRLLSDQQFGVLSFVRRSGHPHLSTVLYDWHPVERVLRISATADRLKVRRLRNAPRAALHVQGPDVFSFAVVEGDAEVSEETTVPGDATGRELLAMTPGFEDKEEEAAFLEQVVADRRVVIRIRVSRLYGTSLDVPAAQS; via the coding sequence ATGAACGCGAACACGGAAGAACCGGCGAAGGACGAGCAGCAGCCGGGCGCCGGGCCCGCACCCCGCGTGCTCACCGATGACGAGCTGTCACGTCTTCTGAGCGATCAGCAGTTCGGAGTGCTCTCCTTCGTCAGGCGCAGTGGCCACCCGCATCTGTCCACGGTGCTGTACGACTGGCATCCCGTGGAGCGTGTTCTACGCATCTCCGCCACGGCCGACCGCCTGAAGGTGCGCCGGCTGCGAAACGCACCGCGGGCCGCCCTGCATGTACAGGGGCCGGACGTCTTCTCGTTCGCCGTCGTCGAGGGCGATGCGGAGGTCTCGGAGGAGACGACCGTTCCCGGTGACGCGACCGGCAGGGAACTGCTCGCCATGACACCGGGGTTCGAGGACAAGGAGGAAGAGGCCGCATTCCTGGAACAGGTCGTGGCAGACCGGCGCGTAGTGATCCGCATTCGGGTCTCCCGTCTCTACGGAACGTCCCTGGACGTCCCCGCAGCGCAGTCCTGA
- a CDS encoding enoyl-CoA hydratase/isomerase family protein, which produces MNNEDPVLLRTAGRIRHITLNRPRAINALTHTMVLRIDEALAAAEHDDSVTAVLLSGAGERGLCAGGDIRAIYEDARAGGSASVEFWRDEYRLNARIARFPKPYVALMDGIVMGGGVGVSAHAGVRIVTERSRVAMPETGIGFVPDVGGTHLLASAPGELGTHLALTGDAVGAGDALLCGLADHFVPSEHLVDLTRDLAGSATPAEVEATVRRYATAPPAGELAAHRDWIDACYAAASVEEIVDRLQNRGVPAAKETAETILAKSPTALKVTLASVRGARRLGSLEAVLDQEFRVSCAAFTRPDLVEGVRAQIIDKDRNPQWSPARLAQVSSADVAGFFEPLGDRELGLAGDAPATG; this is translated from the coding sequence ATGAACAACGAAGACCCCGTCCTGTTGCGCACCGCCGGCCGCATCCGGCACATCACGCTCAACCGGCCCCGGGCGATCAACGCGCTGACCCACACCATGGTGCTCCGTATCGACGAAGCCCTTGCCGCGGCGGAACACGACGACTCGGTCACCGCGGTGCTGCTCAGTGGGGCGGGGGAGCGCGGTCTGTGCGCCGGAGGCGATATCCGCGCCATCTACGAGGACGCCCGGGCGGGCGGCAGCGCATCGGTGGAGTTCTGGCGCGACGAGTACCGGCTCAACGCCCGTATCGCCCGCTTTCCCAAGCCGTACGTCGCACTCATGGACGGCATCGTGATGGGCGGCGGCGTCGGCGTCTCGGCCCACGCCGGCGTCCGTATCGTCACGGAACGCTCACGCGTCGCCATGCCGGAGACCGGCATCGGCTTCGTGCCCGACGTCGGCGGAACCCACCTCCTCGCCTCCGCACCCGGTGAGCTCGGCACCCACCTGGCGCTCACCGGGGACGCGGTCGGTGCGGGCGATGCGCTGCTGTGCGGCCTCGCCGACCACTTCGTCCCGTCCGAGCACCTGGTGGATCTCACCCGGGATCTCGCCGGGAGCGCAACGCCGGCCGAGGTCGAGGCGACTGTGCGGCGGTACGCCACGGCGCCGCCCGCCGGCGAACTCGCCGCCCACCGCGACTGGATCGACGCCTGCTACGCGGCGGCCTCGGTCGAGGAGATCGTCGACCGGCTCCAGAACCGCGGCGTACCCGCCGCGAAGGAGACCGCCGAAACGATTCTCGCCAAGTCGCCCACCGCACTGAAGGTGACCCTCGCCTCGGTACGCGGCGCACGGCGCCTCGGCAGTCTGGAGGCGGTGCTCGACCAGGAGTTCCGCGTCTCCTGCGCCGCCTTCACCAGGCCCGATCTGGTGGAGGGCGTGCGCGCCCAGATCATCGACAAGGACCGCAACCCGCAGTGGAGCCCGGCCCGGCTCGCCCAGGTCAGCTCGGCGGACGTGGCGGGCTTCTTCGAGCCGCTGGGAGACCGCGAACTCGGCCTCGCCGGCGATGCCCCGGCCACAGGCTGA